The region ACCGGATCGTGTCAATATATTTAAAGTTTCCTAAAAAACGAAACGGAGGCCAGGCGATGGAACAACCAGGAGATGGATTGATTCTGTTTTGTAAAAAGGAGTGTGCCACCTGCGCGATGATCGTGCCGGTCATGAAAGAACTGAGCCAAGGGGGAAGGAGCCTGACCATCTATACCCAGGATGACCCTGGGTTTCCGGAGGGACTACCGGGTGTCATCAACGATACGACGCTGGAACAATCCTACCATTTCCAAATTGAGACGGTCCCCACCTTGATTCTTATGGAAAAGGGTCGGGAAACCGGAAGGACCGTCGGTTGGGACCGGGAGGAATGGCGCGCCATGACCGGGATCAAAGGACTGGGGGAAGGGCTGCCCCTTTTTCGTCCGGGTTGCGGCTCCAAGAATGTCGAACCCGGTATTGTGGAGGAATTGGCTGTCCGCTTTGGAGGGGTCCATCTAACATCGCGGCGCATAGTGTCGCCGCCTTTGGAAGACGAGATGGAAACCTGTTTTGCCCATGGATGGACCGACGGGTTGCCGGTTGTGCCTCCGACCGAAGTCCGTCTGGTGCGCATGCTTGAGGGAACCACACGGTCTCCGGACGAACGGATTGGAACCATTCCTCCCAACCAGGCGGCCTGTACCGTGGAGAAAGCGGCCATCAATGCCGTCATGGCCGGATGTAAACCGGAGTACCTGCCGGTGGTTCTGGCGGCCGTGGAAGCCGCCTGTTTGGATGCCTTCTGTTTGCACGGTCTCCTGGCCACAACTTATTTTTCCGGTCCGGTGGTGATCGTCAACGGCCCCATTTCCAGGGCCATTGGAATGAATTCCGGTGTCAACGCCCTCGGGCAGGGGAATCGGGCCAATGCCACGATCGGCCGGGCCCTCCAATTGGTGGTCCGAAATGTAGGTGGGGGAAGGCCGGGCGAGATCGACCGGGCCGTCCTGGGCAATCCCGGTAAGTATACTTTTTGTTTCGCCGAGGACGAGTCGGGCTCTCCCTGGGAATCCCTTTCCGTGGAACGGGGGTATCCGGAGGGGACCTCCACGGTGACCCTTTTCGCCGGAGACGGGGTGCAGGCAGTGGTTGACCAGCTTTCCAGAACACCCGAATCCCTGGCCCGGACCTTTGCCTGGTGCCTGCGGACCGTGGCCCACCCCAAGATCCCCATGGCCGCCGACGCCATTTTGGTGGTATCCCCGGAACACGGCCGGATCTTTCAACAGGCCGGCTGGACCAAGTCCAGGCTCAAGGAGGAACTGGACACCCTGCTTCAAATTCCCGGCAAAGAGCTGGTGCGGGGGGCCCAGGGCATTGCCGAGGGTATCCCTGAGGAAATGAAGGAGTTGACCTTGCCCAAATTCCGGCCCGGGGGTCTTACCCTGGTTCATGCCGGGGGAACGGCCGGCCGGTTTTCGGCCATTATCGGCGGCTGGCTGGCCAGCGGACCAAGAGGAAGCCAACCCGTAACCAAGGAGATTCGATCATGAGGCAAACCACCTTTTTACTGGACCCCACGGCCGAACGTTCGCCGGAGATGCGGGAACAGTTAAGACGTCCCGGGGATCTGAAGGGGATCACCATCGGGTTGTTGAATATCTCCAAACCCCGGGGAGACATTTTTTTGGACGAAGTGGAGAAGCAACTTACCGGACAAGGCCTGAAAGTCAGGCGGTATCAAAAACCGACCTTCGCCAGAGTGGCTCCGCTGGAACTTAAACAAGAGATCCGGTCCCAATGTGAGGTGGTGATCGAAGCGCTTGCCGATTGAGGGTCCTGCACGTCATGCAGTGTGCATGACATCGTTGATCTGGAGGGTCGGGGAGTGGTCGGGGTTTATGTGGCCTCAGCAGAATTTAAGGAGGCGGCGGAGTCTCAGGCACGGGCCCTCGGCTATGATCCGGCAGCCGTGTATGTGCCCCATCCCATTCAGGATAGAACGGATGATGAAATGAGGGCCATCGCCCGGGAGGCCCTGGGAGAAATATTGAAAGCGATCGGGGGAAAGCAGGTCCCTTAAAAGGAACAGGTCCCCCTTTTTGACGGAACGGCAGCCATCCCAGCACATATCTTCCAATGACCGTCAACCTTGTGTTCAGGATGGGTTTAAAGGGATGTCAGAATCAGATCCGCGCAGAGCATGGCGCTTCGGGCGGCGCTGTTGATGGCCAGACCCCGTCCCTGATAGGTGTCTCCGGCGAAGTACAGGTTGGGTATTCCCGGGGCTTGCAGCCCGGGCTTGAAATTACCCACCAGTCCCGGCTGCCGGGCCAGACCGTCGCAACCGTCCACGTAATAGGGAAGCTTCCATTCCACCTTCGCTTCGATTCCCGGAAACATTTCTTTTAAGTCTTCCCAAAGCAAATTCAGCAACTGCTCCCGTTGAAATTTATCAGAGGCCTGGGCATGCTCCACCACAATGTCCGTATGGAGCACCTGTTTCCCTGGAGGGGCGACCCGGTTAGAAAAATTGGAGGCCGGGAAACCCTGGAAAGGGAAACCGGCGTGTTTTGTTTTAAGGGCCGTGAGAAAGCAGCGTTTTTGCGGATCCACCACAGGCTCGGATAAGCCGAGCATAAAACCGATCAGTCCGGTGATTTCATGCTGGATGTCGGTGATGCGCTTAAGCCACCAACGGGGAAGAGGACTGGATTCGGAATTGAAGTCGATGATCCGGGAAAGTTTGTAGATCGGCAGGGCGCAGACCACCCGGTCGGCATAAAGGGTTTCCGTTTCCAGCATGCGGTATTCTTCCTGATAGGGGTGCTTTTTTACCGGAATGCGGACGCCAACGGCCTTCTTGTTTTCCACAACCACTTCCTGCACATCACAATTGAGCCGAATCTCGCCGCCCTTTTCTTTGATGACTTCGACCAGACCCCGGGTGATCCCCTCCAGACCATCTGTCGGATAGCTGGCCTGGAGTACCTGGCGGGTTTTTCGAAGATTTTCCCTGGCGATGTAAAGCACCTCTCCTGCCGCCATATCAATGGCTCGTGGTATGGTGGTCATGATCATTCCCAGATCGGTAAAAAGCTCCCGCACGGCCGGCTGAGGCACCTTTTCCATCAGCCATTCCTCCAGGGAGCGGTTATCCCAGGCCTCGATTTCCCTATCCGACATCCCGGAGATCCCGGTCAACATATCGGCAAAGGCCTTTTTGTCTTCTTTGGTCATGGGCACCAGTTCGGCCACATTGATAAACCGCTCACCATTCCAAATATCCACGGTTTGGCTGAAGGGTGCCCATTCCACCGTCTTTCCGACCCGGGCGTTCAGCTCTGTGCAACTGGCCTTTTCCCCTAATTCCACCATGTGCAAACCGATATCGATCCGCCATCCCTTGGCCGGATAACCGTCATAGCTCATCATCCGGCCGCCGACCAGGGGAAAACGGTCCAGGGCCAAAACCCGTAACCCCGCTTCCTTGGCCGTAATGGCCGCCACACCCAGGCCGGCAATACCGGCACCGATCACAATGACATCATAGGGTTTAGTACATTTCACGGATAAGGTCCTTGAATCGTTGGTTGACATATTTCCTCTTCAGCTTCATAGTGGCCGTCAACTCCGGGTCATCGCTGGTCAATTCGATATCGATGAGACGGAAATCTTTCAGGGTTTCCACCTGGGCCAGGGTCTTGTTGACTTTGTTGACCTCCTTTTGAATGAGGTCCCGTATGTCTTCATTATGACAGAGGCTTTTATAAGTCGTAAAGGGGATCCGGTTGTCCTGGGCATACTGGGTGACATTTTCCTTGTCGATCATGATCAGGGCCGTCAGATATTTCCGGCCGTCTCCGATGACCACCGCATCGTTGATATAGGGGCTGAATTTTAACTTGTTTTCAATGAATTGCGGGGTGACATTTTTCCCGCCGGAGGTAATGATAATGTCCTTCTTGCGATCGGTGATGACCAGATTACCCTCTTCATCGAACCGGCCGACGTCTCCGGAATGGAGCCATCCATCGACAATGGTTTCCCGGGTTAAATCCGGGGCCTTCAGATAACCCTGAAATACATGGACCCCTTTCACCAGGATTTCACCATCGTCGGCAATTTTCACCTCAGTTTCCGGAATAGGTTTCCCGACCGTTCCCAGCCTGATA is a window of Deltaproteobacteria bacterium DNA encoding:
- a CDS encoding thioredoxin family protein gives rise to the protein MEQPGDGLILFCKKECATCAMIVPVMKELSQGGRSLTIYTQDDPGFPEGLPGVINDTTLEQSYHFQIETVPTLILMEKGRETGRTVGWDREEWRAMTGIKGLGEGLPLFRPGCGSKNVEPGIVEELAVRFGGVHLTSRRIVSPPLEDEMETCFAHGWTDGLPVVPPTEVRLVRMLEGTTRSPDERIGTIPPNQAACTVEKAAINAVMAGCKPEYLPVVLAAVEAACLDAFCLHGLLATTYFSGPVVIVNGPISRAIGMNSGVNALGQGNRANATIGRALQLVVRNVGGGRPGEIDRAVLGNPGKYTFCFAEDESGSPWESLSVERGYPEGTSTVTLFAGDGVQAVVDQLSRTPESLARTFAWCLRTVAHPKIPMAADAILVVSPEHGRIFQQAGWTKSRLKEELDTLLQIPGKELVRGAQGIAEGIPEEMKELTLPKFRPGGLTLVHAGGTAGRFSAIIGGWLASGPRGSQPVTKEIRS
- a CDS encoding NAD(P)/FAD-dependent oxidoreductase: MSTNDSRTLSVKCTKPYDVIVIGAGIAGLGVAAITAKEAGLRVLALDRFPLVGGRMMSYDGYPAKGWRIDIGLHMVELGEKASCTELNARVGKTVEWAPFSQTVDIWNGERFINVAELVPMTKEDKKAFADMLTGISGMSDREIEAWDNRSLEEWLMEKVPQPAVRELFTDLGMIMTTIPRAIDMAAGEVLYIARENLRKTRQVLQASYPTDGLEGITRGLVEVIKEKGGEIRLNCDVQEVVVENKKAVGVRIPVKKHPYQEEYRMLETETLYADRVVCALPIYKLSRIIDFNSESSPLPRWWLKRITDIQHEITGLIGFMLGLSEPVVDPQKRCFLTALKTKHAGFPFQGFPASNFSNRVAPPGKQVLHTDIVVEHAQASDKFQREQLLNLLWEDLKEMFPGIEAKVEWKLPYYVDGCDGLARQPGLVGNFKPGLQAPGIPNLYFAGDTYQGRGLAINSAARSAMLCADLILTSL